The Thermoanaerobaculia bacterium genome contains the following window.
TAGTGAAGAAGAGCGATATGCGCTGAACGGTTGGGATCGTATTCGATCGAGGCGACCTTTGCCGGTACATCCCTCTTGTCTCTGCGAAAATCGATAGCACGATAGCGACGCTTGTGTCCACCGCCTCGCCACCAGATCGTGGTTCGGCCCTTGGAATTACGCCCACCTGTACTGGATTTCCCCTTGGTCAGAGGCTTGCACGGACGGTCAGTCGTGACCTCCGCGTAATCATGTACCATGAAAAACCGTCGGCCGGGTGTGGTGGGTTTGAACTTAATAATCGCCATGGTCACACCCCTTCAAAGAATTCAATGGGTTTCTGGCCCGGGGCAAGTCGAACGTATGCTTTCTTCCAGTTGGGGGACTTGCCCTCAAAGCGGCCCCAGCGTTTGAGCTTGCCGCGCTGGGTAACGATCTTAACGTCAACCACTCTCACGTTGAAGAGGACCTCAATCGCCTTGCGGACCTCAATCTTGTTGGCCCTCCGGTCAATCTCGAAGCACATCGTGTTGGAGGTTTCCTTCAAAAGGGTACTCTTTTCCGTAAGGATAGGACGGATGATGATCTGCTGGGGGTGCCTCATGGTTTCAGGACCTCCGTGACTTTCTGGATCGCCGGTTTGGAGAAGATAACCTTCCGGTGACCGACCACGTCATAGGTGTTCAGCGTATCGACATGGACAAAGTCAACCTTTGGAAGGTTCCGCGATGCCAGAAAAAGATTACGATTATCCGCAATGGAGTCGACGAAAAGAACACCGCTCTGCACGGACAGTTTGTTCATTCGGTTTCGAAGTTCCTTCGTCTTATGCTCATTGAGCTCCAGTGTATCCAGAACGATCAGGTCGTTATCCCTGAACCTCTGAGACAGCGCCATGCGAAGGGCAAGCCGCTTCTGCTTCTTGTTCATTTTCAGGGAATAATCTCTGGGACGGGGACCGTGAACGGTGCCTCCCTTTCTCCAGAGGGGCGACCGGATGCTGCCCATTCGGGCGCGGCCGGTACCCTTTTGCCGCCAGAGCTTTTTTCCGGATCCGGCGACTTCCGCTCTTGTCTTTGTGGAGGCGGTTCCCTGTCGCTGGTTCGCCCGGTAGACCCGGATGTACTCCCAGAGAAGATGGCGCCGCAGAGGAACGCTGAAAATCTCTTCCGGAAGCTCGAGCTCTTCAACGGGCTCGAAATCCCAGTTATGTACGGTA
Protein-coding sequences here:
- the rplW gene encoding 50S ribosomal protein L23, giving the protein MRHPQQIIIRPILTEKSTLLKETSNTMCFEIDRRANKIEVRKAIEVLFNVRVVDVKIVTQRGKLKRWGRFEGKSPNWKKAYVRLAPGQKPIEFFEGV
- the rplD gene encoding 50S ribosomal protein L4, which gives rise to MVKVTVHNWDFEPVEELELPEEIFSVPLRRHLLWEYIRVYRANQRQGTASTKTRAEVAGSGKKLWRQKGTGRARMGSIRSPLWRKGGTVHGPRPRDYSLKMNKKQKRLALRMALSQRFRDNDLIVLDTLELNEHKTKELRNRMNKLSVQSGVLFVDSIADNRNLFLASRNLPKVDFVHVDTLNTYDVVGHRKVIFSKPAIQKVTEVLKP